The following proteins are co-located in the Camelina sativa cultivar DH55 chromosome 12, Cs, whole genome shotgun sequence genome:
- the LOC104731547 gene encoding potassium transporter 9 has translation MAERVESSVTDGEQTIEERHIGAMWELEKKLDQPMDEEANKLKNMYREKGLSIWMLLRLSFQSLGIVYGDLGTSPLYVFYNTFPDGIDDKEDVIGALSLIIYSLLLIPLIKYVFIVCKANDNGQGGTLAIYSLLCRHAKVKLIPNQQRSDEDLTTYSRTISVEGSFAAKTKKWLEGKHWRKRALLVIVLLGTCMMIGDGILTPAISVLSATGGIKVINPNMSSDIVVLVSIVILIGLFSMQHYGTDKVGWLFAPIVLIWFLFIGATGVYNICKHDTSVLKAFSPTYIYLYFKRRGRDGWISLGGILLSITGTEALYADIAYFPLLAIQLAFTFFVFPCLLLAYCGQAAYLVNNTDHYKDAFYASMPDSVYWPMFVVATGAAIVGSQATISGTYSIVKQAVAHGCFPRVKIVHTSKKFLGQIYCPDINWILMLGCIAVTASFKNQSQIGNAYGTAVVIVMLVTTILMVLIMLLVWRCHWILVLVFTVLSFFVEFSYFSAVIFKIDEGGWVPLIIAAISLLVMSVWHYATVKKYEFEMHSKVSMSWILGLGPSLGLVRVPGVGLVYTELASGVPHIFSHFITNLPAIHSVVVFVCVKYLPVYTVPEEERFLVKRIGPKTFRMFRCVARYGYKDLHKKDDDFENKLLNSLVSFIRIETMMEPGSNSSTYSSAYSVNNTQESREDLIHNTNHHHNSNNNNNNADMFSSMVDYTVSTLDTILPADSPHNALSFSQNNTIEEDEMDELEFLKTCKESGVVHIMGNTVVKARSGSWLPKKIAIDYVYAFLAKVCRENSVILHVPHETLLNVGQVFYV, from the exons ATGGCGGAAAGGGTCGAGTCCTCTGTAACAGATGGAGAACAAACGATTGAAGAAAGACATATAGGAGCTATGTGGGAATTAGAGAAGAAACTTGATCAACCCATGGATGAAGAAGCTAATAAGCTCAAGAACATGTACAGAGAAAAG GGCTTATCGATTTGGATGCTTCTAAGGCTGTCTTTTCAAAGTCTAGGAATAGTTTACGGTGATTTAGGGACTTCTCCATTGTATGTGTTCTACAATACATTCCCTGACGGGATTGATGATAAAGAAGATGTAATTGGAGCTCTTTCTTTGATCATTTACTCTCTTTTGCTTATACCTCTCATCAAGTATGTGTTCATTGTCTGCAAAGCTAATGACAATGGTCAAG GTGGGACTTTAGCTATATACTCGTTGCTTTGTAGACATGCTAAAGTGAAACTAATCCCGAATCAGCAAAGAAGCGATGAGGATCTCACGACTTATAGTCGAACTATATCCGTTGAAGGGTCTTTTGCTGCTAAAACCAAGAAGTGGTTGGAAGGTAAACATTGGAGGAAGAGAGCTCTTCTGGTCATTGTTCTTCTCGGAACTTGTATGATGATCGGTGATGGTATCTTAACTCCAGCCATCTCCG TTCTTTCTGCAACTGGTGGGATCAAAGTCATCAATCCAAATATGAGCAGCG ACATCGTTGTGCTAGTGTCTATTGTCATTTTAATAGGATTATTCAGTATGCAACATTACGGTACAGACAAAGTCGGATGGCTCTTTGCACCTATAGTGCTTATCTGGTTTCTCTTCATCGGAGCCACTGGTGTATACAACATCTGCAAACACGACACAAGCGTGTTAAAAGCGTTTTCgccaacatatatatacttgtacTTCAAAAGACGAGGTCGAGATGGTTGGATTTCGCTAGGTGGCATTCTTCTCAGCATAACAG GCACTGAGGCGTTATACGCAGACATTGCTTATTTCCCGTTACTAGCGATACAGCTCGCCTTTACATTTTTTGTGTTCCCTTGTCTTCTTCTAGCATACTGCGGACAAGCTGCGTATCTTGTGAATAACACGGACCATTATAAAGACGCGTTCTATGCATCTATGCCTG ATAGTGTATATTGGCCAATGTTTGTAGTTGCGACAGGAGCTGCAATAGTTGGAAGCCAAGCTACAATCTCAGGGACTTATTCAATAGTCAAGCAGGCCGTAGCTCATGGATGTTTTCCTCGAGTTAAAATTGTTCATACTTCCAAGAAGTTCCTCGGTCAGATCTATTGCCCTGATATTAACTGGATACTCATGCTCGGCTGCATCGCCGTCACTGCTAGTTTCAAGAATCAGAGCCAAATCGGAAATGCATATG GTACTGCTGTTGTTATCGTGATGCTTGTGACCACAATACTAATGGTGCTGATCATGCTGCTCGTGTGGCGTTGCCACTGGATCCTTGTCCTTGTATTCACCGTTCTCTCCTTCTTTGTTGAGTTTTCCTACTTCTCGGCTGTGATCTTTAAGATTGATGAAGGAGGATGGGTTCCGCTAATCATAGCAGCGATCTCACTTCTTGTAATGTCAGTTTGGCATTACGCAACAGTCAAGAAATATGAGTTTGAAATGCATAGCAAAGTGTCCATGAGTTGGATACTCGGCCTCGGTCCTAGCCTCGGGCTTGTCCGTGTCCCTGGGGTCGGGTTAGTCTACACTGAATTAGCGAGTGGTGTCCCTCACATTTTCTCTCACTTCATCACCAATCTCCCTGCCATTCATTCGGTTGTAGTCTTTGTCTGCGTCAAGTACCTTCCGGTTTACACTGTCCCTGAAGAAGAGAGGTTTCTTGTGAAGAGAATCGGACCAAAAACATTCCGAATGTTCCGCTGCGTAGCCAG ATATGGTTACAAAGATCTACACAAGAAAGACGACGATTTCGAAAACAAATTGTTGAATAGCCTCGTTTCATTCATTCGAATCGAAACAATGATGGAGCCAGGTTCGAACTCAAGCACCTACAGTAGTGCGTATTCTGTCAACAATACACAAGAGTCCAGAGAAGATTTGATCCATAACACCAACCACCACCAcaatagcaacaacaacaataacaacgcGGATATGTTTTCATCGATGGTGGACTACACGGTATCAACTTTAGATACGATACTTCCCGCTGATTCACCGCATAACGCGTTGAGTTTCAGTCAGAACAATACAATAGAGGAGGACGAGATGGATGAGTTGGAGTTTCTAAAGACATGTAAAGAATCAGGAGTTGTTCATATTATGGGAAACACTGTGGTTAAAGCAAGAAGTGGATCATGGCTTCCAAAAAAGATTGCCATTGATTATGTTTATGCATTTCTTGCTAAGGTTTGTAGGGAGAATAGTGTTATCTTGCATGTTCCTCATGAAACCCTTTTAAACGTTGGACAAGTCTTTTACGTTtag
- the LOC104731548 gene encoding uncharacterized protein LOC104731548: MDLAPEELQFLNKRGIFHESTSIPKYSPKTFHLITLTLIFPLSFAILAHSLVTQPILTQIDTYPRANQAQTQHEWTILLIFQFCYVIFLFAFSLLSTAAVVFTVASLYTGKPVSFSSTMYAVPLVLKRLLITFLWVSLLMLAYNTVFLIFLVTLIVAVDLHKVVLAAFSLVVICVLFLGVHVYITALWHLASVVSVLEPVYGFAAMKKSYELLKGKTLMACSMVFIYLAHCGFIAGVFGAVVVRGGEDYGIFARIVAGGFLVGVLVIVNLIGLLVQSVFYYVCKSFHHQEIDKSALHDQLGGYLGEYVPLKSNIQMENFEV; this comes from the coding sequence ATGGATCTTGCCCCAGAGGAGCTTCAATTTCTCAACAAAAGAGGCATTTTTCATGAATCAACATCGATTCCCAAATATTCCCCAAAAACCTTTCACCTcataaccctaaccctaatatTCCCTCTCTCCTTCGCAATCCTAGCACATTCCCTCGTCACACAACCAATCTTAACTCAGATCGACACCTACCCACGAGCCAATCAAGCTCAAACCCAACATGAATGGACCATCCTCCTCATTTTCCAATTCTGCTACGTCATCTTCCTCTTcgccttctctcttctctccacaGCCGCCGTGGTCTTCACGGTTGCTTCTCTCTACACCGGGAAGCCCGTTTCTTTCTCATCCACAATGTATGCGGTACCTCTCGTCCTCAAAAGATTGTTAATCACTTTCTTATGGGTCTCTCTCTTGATGCTTGCGTACAACACCGTGTTCTTGATCTTCTTGGTCACGTTGATCGTAGCTGTCGATTTACATAAGGTAGTTTTAGCTGCGTTTTCGTTAGTAGTGATCTGTGTTCTGTTCTTAGGAGTTCATGTTTATATTACGGCTTTGTGGCATTTAGCTAGCGTAGTGTCTGTTCTTGAACCGGTTTACGGTTTCGCTGCGATGAAGAAGAGCTATGAGTTGCTTAAAGGGAAGACTCTTATGGCTTGTTCGATGGTTTTCATCTATCTTGCTCATTGTGGATTCATTGCTGGAGTTTTCGGAGCAGTGGTGGTTCGTGGTGGAGAAGATTATGGGATTTTCGCTAGAATAGTCGCTGGTGGGTTCTTGGTTGGTGTTCTTGTGATAGTAAATCTAATTGGATTGCTTGTGCAAAGtgtgttttattatgtttgCAAGAGTTTTCATCATCAGGAGATTGATAAATCCGCTTTGCATGATCAACTTGGTGGGTATCTTGGTGAATACGTGCCTCTTAAGAGCAACATTCAAATGGAGAACTTTGAAGTTTga